The following proteins come from a genomic window of Bacillota bacterium:
- a CDS encoding EamA family transporter has translation MRGELPAEVAEARPTRAAAALRVLAGAVLWGTTGTARALAPVAASPLAVGAARLLLGGSVLLLLAAG, from the coding sequence GTGCGCGGAGAGCTTCCCGCGGAGGTGGCGGAAGCTCGGCCAACACGCGCGGCGGCGGCGCTGCGGGTGCTGGCGGGGGCGGTGCTCTGGGGGACCACGGGCACCGCCCGCGCGCTGGCGCCCGTCGCCGCCTCGCCTCTGGCGGTGGGAGCCGCCCGCCTGCTTCTGGGCGGTTCGGTCCTCTTGCTGCTCGCCGCCGGGC